In Bos taurus isolate L1 Dominette 01449 registration number 42190680 breed Hereford chromosome 11, ARS-UCD2.0, whole genome shotgun sequence, one DNA window encodes the following:
- the NDUFAF7 gene encoding protein arginine methyltransferase NDUFAF7, mitochondrial precursor (The RefSeq protein has 1 substitution compared to this genomic sequence), translated as MNFLAAAGVRRLCAMRAVLPCLWRGKYFSSGNEPAENNTVTPMLRHLIYKIKSTGPITVAEYMKEVLTNPAKGYYMNRDMLGEEGDFITSPEISQMFGELLGIWFISEWIAAGKNAAFQLVELGPGKGTLLGDILRVFSQLGSLLKNCDISLHLVEVSQKLSEIQALTLTEEKVPLERNAESPVYMKGVTKSGIPVSWYRDLQDVPKEYSFYLAHEFFDVLPVHKFQKTPHGWREVLVDIDPQVSDKLRFVLAPCATPAEAFIQNDETRDHVEVCPEAGVVIQELSQRISLTGGAALIADYGHDGTKTDTFRGFCGYRLHDVLTAPGTADLTADVDFSYLRRMSQGKVASLGPVEQQTFLRNMGIDVRLKILLDKTDDPSLRQQLLQGYNMLMNPMKMGERFNFLALVPHQRLHGRNHQTNARQSKPSPSPVAGFGELAWQ; from the exons ATGAACTTCTTGGCGGCAGCCGGCGTTAGGCGGCTGTGCGCAATGCGCGCAG tcctTCCTTGCCTTTGGAGAGGAAAGTACTTCAGCTCTGGGAATGAGCCTGCAGAAAACAATACTGTGACCCCCATGCTGAGGCATCTTATATACAAAATCAAGTCTACTGGTCCCATCACTGTGGCCGAGTACATGAAGGAGGTCTTGACGAACCCAGCCAAG GGCTATTACATGAACCGTGACATGCTAGGAGAAGAAGGAGATTTCATTACTTCacctgaaataagtcagatgttTGGGGAG CTCCTAGGGATATGGTTCATCAGTGAATGGATAGCCGCTGGAAAAAATGCAGCTTTCCAACTGGTGGAACTAGGCCCAGGCAAGGGAACCCTCTTGGGAGATATTTTGAGG gtATTTAGTCAGCTTGGGTCTTTGCTGAAAAACTGTGACATTTCACTACATCTGGTAGAGGTGAGCCAGAAATTAAGTGAGATTCAAGCATTAACGTTGACTGAAGAGAAGGTCCCATTAGAGCGAAATGCTGAATCCCCAGTATATATGAAAGGTGTCACTAAATCTGGAATTCCAGTTTCCTGGTACCGAGATCTTCAAGATGTTCCAAAAG aGTACAGCTTTTATCTCGCACATGAATTTTTCGATGTTCTTCCTGTGCATAAGTTTCAG AAAACCCCACACGGATGGCGAGAAGTACTTGTTGATATTGACCCACAGGTTTCTGATAAACTGAGATTTGTTTTGGCGCCATGTGCCACCCCAGCAGAAGCGTTCATACAA AATGATGAAACAAGGGATCATGTGGAAGTGTGTCCTGAGGCTGGTGTTGTTATTCAGGAACTTTCTCAACGCATTTCACTAACTGGAGGTGCTGCCCTGATCGCGGATTATGGTCATGACGGGACTAAGACAGACACCTTCAGA GGGTTTTGTGGCCACAGGCTTCATGATGTCCTAACTGCCCCGGGAACAGCAGACCTAACAGCTGACGTGGACTTCAGTTACTTGCGTAGAATGTCCCAGGGGAAAGTAGCTTCCCTGGGTCCAGTAGAACAGCAaacttttttaagaaatatgGGCATTGACGTCCGGCTGAAG attcttttagaTAAAACAGATGACCCATCATTGAGGCAGCAGTTACTTCAGGGGTATAATATGTTAATGAATCCTATGAAGATGGGAGAAAGATTCAACTTTCTTGCCTTGGTACCTCATCAGAGACTTCATGGTAGAAATCATCAGACGAATGCACGTCAGTCAAAACCCTCTCCATCACCTGTAGCTGGGTTTGGTGAACTTGCTTGGCAGTGA